In Amycolatopsis jiangsuensis, the following proteins share a genomic window:
- a CDS encoding carbohydrate ABC transporter permease, which produces MTLRARPLSRQARNTLAFWGFVGPFLIGLAVFGYLPIGWSLYLSFFDARNTVTPSVFVGLDNYVHMLSDGPFLASLGTFSAFAVFIVPLTFVLSLALALGVHQLKFAQTFFRSVFFLPFACSYVVASLIWKTSLFSGVRYGLANTVLGLFGVDPVAWTGTVHPPLYWVVLVTARLWLQLGFYLILFLAALQRIPRQLYEAAWLDGAKPGWQVFRHITLPQLRATSVAVLLLNLINAYQAFDEFYNILGDSRGYPPFARPPLVYLYYTSLGSGGQDLGRGSAGAMILAVLIALVTLLQGRLFRFDRSAT; this is translated from the coding sequence ATGACGCTGCGAGCCCGTCCGCTTTCCCGGCAGGCCCGCAACACCTTGGCGTTCTGGGGCTTCGTCGGCCCGTTCCTGATCGGGCTCGCGGTGTTCGGCTACCTGCCGATCGGGTGGAGCCTGTACCTGTCGTTCTTCGACGCGCGCAACACCGTGACCCCGAGCGTGTTCGTGGGCCTCGACAACTACGTGCACATGCTGAGCGACGGCCCGTTCCTGGCCAGCCTCGGCACCTTCAGCGCGTTCGCGGTGTTCATCGTGCCGCTCACGTTCGTACTGTCCCTCGCGCTGGCGCTCGGTGTGCACCAGCTGAAGTTCGCGCAGACGTTCTTCCGGTCGGTGTTCTTCCTGCCCTTCGCGTGCTCGTACGTGGTGGCCTCGCTGATCTGGAAGACGTCCCTGTTCTCCGGAGTCCGGTACGGACTCGCGAACACGGTGCTCGGACTCTTCGGCGTGGACCCGGTGGCGTGGACCGGCACCGTGCATCCCCCGCTGTACTGGGTGGTGCTGGTGACCGCGCGGCTGTGGCTGCAACTGGGCTTCTACCTGATCCTCTTCCTCGCCGCCCTGCAACGGATTCCGCGTCAGCTCTACGAGGCGGCCTGGCTGGACGGGGCGAAACCGGGCTGGCAGGTCTTCCGGCACATCACGCTGCCGCAGCTGCGCGCGACGTCGGTGGCGGTGCTGCTGCTCAACCTGATCAATGCCTACCAGGCGTTCGACGAGTTCTACAACATCCTCGGCGATTCGCGTGGCTATCCGCCGTTCGCCCGGCCACCGCTGGTCTACCTCTACTACACCTCGCTCGGCTCCGGCGGCCAGGACCTCGGCCGGGGCAGTGCGGGCGCGATGATCCTGGCCGTGCTGATCGCGCTGGTCACCTTGCTGCAGGGCAGGCTCTTCCGCTTCGATCGGAGTGCGACGTGA
- a CDS encoding ABC transporter substrate-binding protein — MQQRNRRAFLSLAGTAAVGAVAACGSNTGRPGDPPPSTAKSAGAAPSTAAARVDLQQWYHAYGEEGVQEAVKNYAASYPGAEVKVQWNPGDYDSKIVTALQNSAVPDVFEAQVKIDWVRQGQVVALDDLVAPVKNDFSPAVLAAQTVEGKVYGIPQATDTQVLFYRKSLLQAAGVRPPQTVDELIDAAGKLTKDGVKGLFAGNDGGVGTLTGPLMWSAGLDYLKNDNREVGFDDPRAATAFGKLHTLNSNGSLLLGAPADWSDPSAFIDGLCAMQWTGLWNVPKVRDALNDDFAVLPFPKLDDSGAPSVPVGAYGAMVNAKSAHVKEAKAFVKWLWIDQTKDQLEFATRYGFHVPARQSLIDKADTLRSGPAADVVGLLKDHSHLVGGPVWTQAANTALSDAVAKIAKEGADPAAQTKAAVTVAQNELKRLFG; from the coding sequence ATGCAGCAGCGCAACAGGAGAGCCTTCCTCTCGCTGGCCGGGACGGCCGCGGTCGGCGCGGTGGCGGCGTGCGGGTCGAACACCGGCCGGCCGGGTGATCCGCCGCCGTCCACCGCGAAGTCCGCGGGTGCGGCGCCCTCGACGGCCGCTGCCCGGGTCGACCTGCAGCAGTGGTACCACGCCTACGGCGAGGAGGGCGTGCAGGAGGCGGTCAAGAACTACGCCGCCTCGTATCCTGGCGCCGAGGTCAAGGTCCAGTGGAACCCCGGGGACTACGACTCGAAGATCGTCACCGCACTGCAGAACAGCGCCGTGCCCGACGTGTTCGAGGCGCAGGTGAAGATCGACTGGGTACGCCAGGGCCAGGTGGTCGCGCTCGACGATCTCGTCGCGCCGGTGAAGAACGACTTCAGCCCGGCAGTGCTCGCCGCGCAGACCGTCGAGGGCAAGGTCTACGGCATCCCGCAAGCGACCGATACGCAGGTGCTCTTCTACCGCAAGAGCCTCCTGCAGGCCGCGGGAGTACGGCCGCCGCAGACCGTGGACGAGCTGATCGACGCCGCGGGCAAGCTGACCAAGGACGGCGTCAAGGGCCTGTTCGCGGGCAACGACGGCGGAGTGGGCACACTGACCGGTCCGCTGATGTGGTCGGCCGGACTGGACTACCTCAAGAACGACAACCGGGAGGTCGGCTTCGACGATCCCCGAGCGGCCACCGCGTTCGGCAAGCTGCACACGCTCAACAGCAACGGTTCGCTGCTGCTCGGAGCGCCCGCGGACTGGTCGGATCCCAGTGCGTTCATCGACGGGCTCTGCGCCATGCAGTGGACCGGGCTGTGGAACGTCCCCAAGGTCCGCGACGCACTGAACGACGACTTCGCCGTACTCCCCTTCCCCAAGCTGGACGACAGTGGCGCGCCCTCGGTGCCGGTCGGCGCCTACGGCGCGATGGTCAACGCGAAGAGCGCGCACGTGAAGGAAGCCAAGGCGTTCGTGAAGTGGCTCTGGATCGACCAGACGAAAGACCAGCTCGAGTTCGCCACCCGCTACGGATTCCATGTGCCCGCACGGCAGAGCCTGATCGACAAGGCGGACACCCTGCGCTCCGGCCCGGCCGCCGACGTCGTCGGTCTCCTGAAAGACCACAGCCACCTCGTCGGCGGTCCAGTGTGGACACAGGCGGCGAACACCGCGTTGTCCGACGCGGTGGCGAAGATCGCCAAGGAAGGCGCCGATCCGGCAGCGCAGACGAAGGCCGCGGTCACCGTCGCGCAGAACGAGCTGAAGCGTCTCTTCGGATGA